In a genomic window of Scyliorhinus torazame isolate Kashiwa2021f chromosome 5, sScyTor2.1, whole genome shotgun sequence:
- the LOC140420437 gene encoding uncharacterized protein has product MEKPWKCEDCGKGFKGSYGLERHQRSHTGERPFTCFQCEKGFTDISNLRRHERVHTGERPFTCSQCEKGFTNISNLRTHERIHTGERPFTCFQCEKRFNGIGNLRKHERVHTGERPFTCSQCEKDFTAISSLRKHERVHTGERPFTCPQCEKRFNVIGNMRQHERVHTGERPFTCSQCKKRFNYIGSLRRHERVHTGERPFTCPQCEKGFTEMGSLRRHERVHTGERPFTCSQCKKRFNYIGSLRRHERVHTGERPFTCFQCEKRFSDIGSLRRHERVHTGERSFTCSQCEKGFTDIGSLRQHERVHTGERPFTCSDCGKGFTRLSSLQRHQRVHTGEKPFICTVCDKGFAQLSNLLKHNVTHTNERPFKCSDCGSGFKSSRVLMLHQRIHTEEKLFSCSHCTKRFQTSPTLRRHQRVHTERKPIPYTHCGEGFTQSSNMLRHQRVHK; this is encoded by the coding sequence atggagaaaccatggaaatgtgaggattgtgggaaggggttcaaaggctcgtacgggctggaaaggcatcaacgcagtcacaccggagagaggccgttcacctgctttcagtgtgaaaagggattcactgacattagcaacctgcggagacacgaacgagttcacactggggagaggcctttcacttgctctcagtgtgaaaagggattcactaacattagCAATCTGCGGACacacgaacgaattcacactggagagaggcctttcacctgctttcagtgtgaaaagagattcaatggcattggcaacctgcggaaacacgaacgagttcacactggggagaggcctttcacctgctctcagtgtgaaaaggattTCACTGCCATTagtagcctgcggaaacacgaacgagttcacactggagagagacctttcacctgccctcagtgtgaaaagagattcaatgtTATTGGCAACATGcggcaacacgaacgagttcacactggagagaggcctttcacctgctctcagtgtaaaaAGAGATTCAattacattggcagcctgcggagacacgaacgagttcacactggagaaaggcctttcacctgccctcagtgtgaaaagggattcactgaaatgggcagcctgcggagacacgaacgagttcacactggggagaggcctttcacctgctctcagtgtaaaaAGAGATTCAattacattggcagcctgcggagacacgaacgagttcacactggagaaaggcctttcacctgctttcagtgtgaaaagagattcagtgacattggcagcctgcggagacacgaacgagttcacactggagagaggtctttcacttgctctcagtgtgaaaagggattcactgacattggcagcctccggcaacacgaacgagttcacaccggggagaggccgttcacctgctctgactgtgggaagggattcactcggttgtccagcctgcagagacaccagagagttcacaccggggagaagccgttcatctgcactgtgtgtgataagggatttgctcaattatccaacctgctgaaacacaatgtcactcacaccaatgagagaccctttaaatgctccgactgtgggagtgggtttaaaagctctcgggtactgatgttgcaccagcgcattcacactgaggagaaactgttcagctgctctcactgcacaaagagatttcaaacatcacccacattgcggagacaccagcgagttcacactgaaaggAAGCCAATCCCCTacactcactgtggggagggattcactcagtcgtccaacatgctgagacaccaaagggttcacaagtga